A genomic window from Vagococcus sp. CY52-2 includes:
- a CDS encoding Cna B-type domain-containing protein, with protein sequence MTKYWKDNQDKHNTRPTSIKVQLYADGKKSDEAVELNEGNRWTCTWNKFVKKENGKTIDYTVKEIRKVPGYTKSVNDTNIGHIIITNTLNNKSHNSLPNTGEKNDILLFISELVILMISAIVIWYVK encoded by the coding sequence GTGACAAAATATTGGAAAGATAATCAAGATAAACACAATACACGCCCAACGAGCATTAAAGTTCAACTCTATGCAGATGGTAAGAAAAGTGATGAAGCTGTTGAATTGAATGAGGGCAATCGTTGGACATGTACATGGAACAAATTCGTCAAAAAAGAAAATGGAAAAACAATTGATTATACAGTGAAAGAAATAAGGAAAGTACCAGGTTATACAAAAAGTGTGAATGACACGAATATTGGTCACATCATTATTACCAATACTTTAAATAATAAGTCCCATAATAGTCTACCAAACACTGGTGAAAAGAATGATATTCTACTATTTATAAGTGAATTAGTTATCCTTATGATTAGTGCGATAGTTATCTGGTATGTGAAGTAA
- a CDS encoding GNAT family N-acetyltransferase: protein MIQIVFNNAPWNKAAAFYLRTLVFVQEQGISLKSEFDDLDIDSTFYLVIYHDKSPVGTIRYQQDDETTLRPDRLCVHKMMRNQGLGRRLILELEQIGKKQHCTLSRVHGEKQAIGFYQKLGYQVVSDEFIEDGIICVLLEKELN, encoded by the coding sequence ATGATTCAAATTGTCTTTAATAACGCCCCTTGGAACAAAGCTGCTGCATTTTATTTAAGAACACTGGTCTTCGTCCAGGAACAAGGCATATCCTTAAAATCTGAATTTGATGACCTCGATATCGATAGCACCTTTTATCTAGTCATCTATCATGATAAAAGTCCTGTTGGAACGATTAGATACCAACAAGATGACGAGACTACTTTACGTCCAGATAGGTTATGTGTCCACAAAATGATGCGTAACCAAGGACTTGGTAGGCGACTCATTTTAGAGCTAGAACAAATTGGTAAAAAACAACACTGTACGCTGTCTCGGGTTCATGGTGAAAAGCAAGCCATTGGTTTTTATCAAAAATTAGGTTACCAAGTGGTCTCTGATGAATTCATCGAAGATGGTATTATCTGTGTGTTACTAGAAAAAGAACTCAACTAA
- a CDS encoding alpha/beta hydrolase, whose product MKKVLIYGLVILVIVIIIGLGAGVNYLFNYAVVAGKKDFINDVKQEKIDKDWQFSANHLSEWTINSDDGLKLVAKKVTHDTPSKKVAIVAHGYMGKSDLMGQYAQLFYDDGFDVLVPDNRAHGKSEGKYVGFGWLDRNDYVKWINTVIKEYGEQVDIVLYGLSMGAATVMMTSGEKLPEQVKVIIEDCGYDSVNNELAFQLNDMFHLPSFPMIPLASGYTKLRAGYSFSEASAVKQLEKNRLPMLFIHGDQDDFVPKEMVYEVYNATKGPKELVIFEGAKHADSLKKHPEEYKKTIETFLAKYLPK is encoded by the coding sequence ATGAAAAAGGTATTAATTTATGGACTAGTGATTCTAGTTATTGTAATTATTATAGGGCTAGGTGCAGGAGTTAATTATTTATTTAACTATGCAGTTGTAGCAGGGAAAAAAGATTTTATTAATGACGTAAAACAAGAAAAAATTGACAAAGATTGGCAGTTTTCAGCAAATCATTTAAGTGAATGGACAATAAACAGTGATGATGGATTAAAGTTAGTCGCTAAAAAAGTCACACATGATACACCAAGTAAAAAAGTTGCGATTGTAGCTCATGGCTATATGGGGAAAAGTGATCTTATGGGGCAATATGCTCAACTGTTTTATGATGATGGGTTTGATGTATTGGTGCCAGATAATCGTGCTCATGGGAAGAGTGAAGGAAAATATGTGGGATTTGGCTGGTTAGATCGAAACGATTATGTGAAGTGGATTAACACAGTGATAAAAGAATATGGTGAACAGGTTGACATTGTTCTGTATGGTTTAAGCATGGGAGCAGCAACTGTTATGATGACAAGTGGTGAGAAGTTACCAGAGCAAGTGAAGGTCATCATTGAAGATTGTGGGTATGATTCAGTAAACAATGAGTTGGCTTTTCAGTTAAACGATATGTTTCATCTGCCATCTTTTCCAATGATTCCACTAGCTTCTGGTTACACGAAACTTCGTGCTGGGTATTCATTTAGTGAAGCGAGTGCTGTCAAACAATTAGAAAAAAATAGATTACCAATGTTATTTATCCATGGAGATCAAGATGATTTTGTTCCCAAAGAAATGGTTTATGAGGTATATAATGCCACAAAAGGACCGAAAGAATTAGTTATTTTCGAAGGAGCAAAACATGCAGATTCGTTAAAAAAACACCCGGAAGAATACAAAAAAACAATCGAAACTTTTTTAGCGAAGTATCTGCCAAAATAG
- the alaS gene encoding alanine--tRNA ligase → MKQLSSSQVRQLFLDFFETKGHKIEPSASLVPIDDPTLLWINSGVATLKKYFDGSVVPENPRITNAQKSIRTNDIENVGKTARHHTMFEMLGNFSVGDYFKNEAIHWAWELLTGEKWFGLDKDKLYVTVHPDDEEAFRIWHEEVGLPKESIVKLEENFWDIGAGPCGPNSEIFFDRGQEYNDVAEDDPENYPGGENERYLEIWNLVFSEFNHTENNEYLPLPHKNIDTGMGLERMVSIFQDAKTNFETDLFIPIIEATQKMSDGKEYGKDSATDTSFKVIADHIRAVSFAIGDGALPSNEGRGYVLRRLIRRAVMHGKKLGIDKAFLVDLVPVVGQIMESYYPEIVEKQDFIQKVIKTEEERFHETINDGLSIISDLIKDMKAANQTVLSGKDIFKLYDTYGFPVELTEEMAQDEGLSVDHEGFEVEMTAQRDRARAARSKEESMSVQSSLLTDIKVVSEFVGYTEDTVDAKLMVIIQDDEIKEATTEGNAQLIFGQTPFYAEMGGQVADKGSIYNAAGDLVANVVNVKKAPNGQSLHQVEVFGELKTDDTYQLVIDKELRQRITKNHTATHLLHRALKDVLGEHANQAGSLVAPGYLRFDFTHFEQVTPDELKQMEEIVNEKIWAHLPVVTVETDIDSAKEMGAMALFGEKYGKNVRVVNVDGYSIELCGGVHVSNTSDIGVFKIVSESGIGAGVRRIEAVTSKEAYEAFREEEGLLRQVAKCVKAPQLKDTVQRVEQLQEQLKQAQKEVEQLSAKLANAEAEDVFKDIKEVDGVTYIASKVAVKDMNQLRQLADQWKQKSLSDILVLGLVQGEKVNLLVSMTKEMNDQGLKSGDLIKAIAPLVGGGGGGRPDMAQAGGKNPEGLQSAIDSVESWIKEHK, encoded by the coding sequence ATGAAACAATTATCAAGTAGTCAGGTTAGACAATTATTTTTAGATTTTTTTGAAACAAAAGGGCATAAAATTGAACCAAGTGCCTCTCTTGTCCCAATTGATGATCCAACCTTGTTATGGATTAACTCTGGTGTGGCGACATTAAAAAAATATTTTGATGGGTCTGTTGTACCTGAAAATCCAAGAATTACTAACGCTCAAAAAAGTATTCGTACTAATGATATTGAAAATGTTGGGAAAACAGCGCGTCATCATACGATGTTTGAAATGTTAGGAAACTTCTCAGTAGGAGACTACTTTAAAAACGAAGCGATCCATTGGGCTTGGGAATTATTAACAGGTGAAAAATGGTTTGGTTTGGATAAAGATAAATTATATGTGACGGTTCATCCTGATGATGAAGAAGCATTTCGTATTTGGCATGAAGAAGTCGGCTTACCAAAAGAGTCTATTGTTAAATTAGAAGAAAACTTCTGGGATATTGGGGCTGGTCCATGTGGTCCAAACTCTGAAATATTTTTTGATAGAGGACAAGAATACAATGATGTGGCAGAAGATGACCCAGAAAATTACCCAGGTGGCGAAAATGAACGCTATTTAGAAATTTGGAACTTAGTATTCTCAGAATTTAATCATACTGAAAACAATGAGTATTTACCATTGCCACATAAAAACATTGATACGGGGATGGGATTAGAACGTATGGTGTCTATTTTCCAAGATGCTAAAACAAACTTTGAAACAGATTTATTTATTCCAATCATTGAAGCAACTCAAAAAATGTCTGATGGCAAAGAATATGGTAAAGATAGCGCAACAGATACGTCTTTCAAAGTCATTGCTGATCATATTCGTGCGGTATCATTTGCAATTGGCGATGGGGCGTTGCCATCAAATGAAGGGCGTGGTTATGTCTTACGTCGATTGATTCGTCGTGCGGTGATGCATGGTAAAAAACTAGGAATTGATAAAGCCTTTTTAGTTGATTTAGTGCCTGTTGTTGGACAAATTATGGAAAGTTATTACCCAGAAATTGTCGAAAAACAAGACTTTATTCAAAAAGTCATCAAAACAGAGGAAGAAAGATTCCACGAAACAATTAATGATGGTTTATCCATTATCAGCGACTTAATCAAAGACATGAAAGCAGCTAATCAAACTGTTTTATCCGGTAAAGATATCTTTAAATTATATGATACCTATGGCTTCCCAGTAGAATTGACCGAAGAGATGGCTCAAGACGAAGGATTAAGTGTGGATCACGAAGGATTTGAAGTCGAAATGACGGCTCAAAGAGATCGTGCTCGTGCGGCTCGTTCGAAAGAAGAGTCAATGTCTGTTCAATCTTCTCTATTAACTGATATTAAAGTAGTGAGTGAATTTGTGGGCTATACGGAAGACACAGTGGATGCTAAATTAATGGTGATTATCCAAGATGATGAGATTAAAGAGGCGACAACTGAAGGTAATGCGCAATTAATTTTTGGTCAAACACCTTTCTATGCTGAGATGGGTGGACAAGTGGCTGATAAAGGGTCAATTTATAATGCAGCAGGTGATTTGGTTGCCAATGTGGTAAACGTTAAAAAAGCACCAAATGGCCAATCATTACATCAAGTGGAAGTGTTTGGTGAATTAAAAACAGACGACACATATCAATTAGTGATTGATAAAGAATTACGTCAACGCATCACAAAAAATCATACAGCGACTCACTTATTACATCGTGCGTTAAAAGATGTATTGGGAGAGCATGCTAATCAAGCAGGGTCACTTGTTGCACCAGGTTATTTACGTTTTGACTTTACTCATTTTGAACAAGTGACTCCTGACGAGTTAAAACAAATGGAAGAAATCGTGAACGAAAAAATTTGGGCACACTTACCAGTTGTCACAGTTGAAACAGATATTGATTCAGCAAAAGAGATGGGCGCGATGGCACTATTCGGTGAAAAATATGGTAAAAATGTTCGTGTGGTAAATGTTGATGGTTACTCTATCGAATTATGTGGTGGGGTTCATGTAAGCAACACTTCTGATATTGGGGTTTTCAAAATTGTTTCTGAATCAGGAATTGGTGCAGGTGTTCGACGTATCGAAGCTGTGACAAGTAAAGAAGCCTATGAAGCCTTTAGAGAAGAAGAAGGATTACTCCGTCAAGTAGCTAAATGTGTTAAAGCACCTCAACTAAAAGATACTGTTCAACGTGTGGAACAATTACAAGAACAATTAAAACAAGCACAAAAAGAAGTAGAACAATTAAGTGCAAAATTAGCTAACGCTGAAGCAGAAGATGTGTTTAAGGACATCAAAGAAGTAGATGGCGTGACTTATATTGCGTCAAAAGTCGCTGTCAAAGACATGAACCAATTACGTCAATTAGCTGACCAATGGAAACAAAAATCACTATCTGATATTTTAGTCTTAGGATTAGTACAAGGCGAGAAAGTTAACTTACTTGTCAGTATGACAAAAGAGATGAATGATCAAGGATTAAAATCAGGTGATTTAATCAAAGCAATCGCGCCACTTGTTGGCGGTGGCGGTGGTGGTCGTCCTGACATGGCTCAAGCGGGTGGTAAAAATCCAGAAGGGTTACAATCAGCAATTGATTCAGTAGAATCATGGATTAAAGAACATAAATAA